Proteins found in one Arachis stenosperma cultivar V10309 chromosome 8, arast.V10309.gnm1.PFL2, whole genome shotgun sequence genomic segment:
- the LOC130944607 gene encoding disease resistance protein RPV1-like isoform X2, with protein sequence MGSKDPSEKARVWRPKFKALLCCLQSPSPMDSKLQDSACSSTHQSTDPNRNTRLYKHDVFLSFRGTDSRNNFIDHLYHNLIRKGVFAFKDNERLQKGESISSQLLQAIRDSRVSIIVFSRDYAASTWCLDEMATIAQCKKEFGQKVFSVFYDVDPSDVRKQSGVYGDAFASHTKRFQKDLSKIKRWKRAMTDLANSAGWDVRDKPEFTEIDKIIQKVIKELDHRFSGFADDLVGIQPCVKELEQVLKINPKDEDVRVLGIWGMGGIGKTTLASVLYDKISYMFDAHCFIENVSKSYREGSAISVQRQILRRTLEEQDLDKYSPSEIAGIIRNRLSSRKLLIVLDNVDEREQLDQLAINTKLLGRGSRIIITSRDKHILESYGIDAIHNVSLLNSQDASELFFRKAFKSDHPSSSTCMELTPIILEYAQGLPLAIKVVGSFLDKRNASQWRAYLERLKKYPDKKLTDVLQVSFEDLQNDDKEIFLHIACFFRGDKEDYVKRILATCGLQPNIGIPVLEERSLITIKNQEIHMHDMLQELGKKLVRERYPEEPALWSRLWRCSNFENALMSAEAGTNHVKAIVLDQREEMPECSQLRIRGLSKLRDLKLLILYHKNFLGSLDFLSPNLQYLAWHGYPFPSLPSFQPYSRLVELNLPYSNVKRLWEGNKNIPHLEKVDLSYSVDLIETSNFEWNAKLKRLDFTGCTNLIHIHPSIGLLNQLAYLCLQNCSSLSNLNLGDDCNLSSLRVLCLSGCTNLNKSPDFTGLSNLEYLDLENCTSLSTVHESIGALVMLKFLSLRGCIIISMPKEVNNMISLQTLDLSRCLRLRYPLGQIYSSYLESLISLDLGTCHFIDNIPDSIGVLTCLERLNLEECQCSHLPDTIKKLSRLAYLNLADCSYLERLPELPFDSAPSGGRYFQTVSASRNHRSGLYVTTYNKVMKKTFNYMPAALSWFARLVEQSCHFRCGFDIIIPENESSGIPGWYFNHQFQGGSTVRVADYADADDNWLGFSFCVTFEHVKNDCDSSELLRHFYLSFESEHTEEYFDMPSSVETDRDIDGTHAWIIYISRVHCHFVKTGARIRFKSCKGMKLHKWGLRMVFKQDIEKLKRRLQRVDNKKQSPISDSSRLVVTECVDEGGNSSSESKIMLPYNWLVTDEEENEKMEAKAKEDNLSNLGFI encoded by the exons ATGGGGTCGAAAGATCCAAGCGAGAAGGCGCGGGTTTGGAGACCCAAGTTTAAGGCCCTACTATGTTGCTTGCAATCTCCTTCTCCCATGGATTCCAAGCTGCAAGATTCAGCTTGCAGTTCCACTCATCAGTCAACGGATCCCAACAGGAACACGCGGTTATATAAGCACGATGTGTTTCTGAGTTTCAGAGGCACCGACTCCCGCAACAATTTCATCGATCATCTTTATCATAATCTCATCAGGAAAGGAGTTTTTGCCTTCAAGGACAACGAGAGGCTTCAGAAAGGGGAATCTATCTCTTCTCAGCTTCTGCAAGCCATCAGAGATTCCCGCGTTTCTATCATTGTCTTCTCACGTGATTATGCTGCCTCCACATGGTGCCTCGATGAAATGGCTACCATAGCTCAATGCAAGAAAGAGTTCGGACAGAAGGTTTTCTCCGTTTTCTATGATGTGGATCCTTCTGATGTTCGAAAGCAGAGTGGGGTGTACGGGGATGCTTTTGCTTCACATACAAAGAGGTTCCAAAAGGATCTTAGCAAGATTAAACGCTGGAAGAGAGCTATGACGGATTTGGCCAATTCTGCTGGATGGGATGTTAGAGATAA gCCAGAATTCACAGAGATTGATAAAATCATTCAAAAGGTAATAAAAGAATTGGATCATAGATTTTCTGGGTTTGCTGATGATCTAGTAGGGATACAACCATGTGTAAAAGAATTAGAACAAGTTCTAAAGATAAACCCAAAGGACGAAGATGTTCGAGTTCTTGGAATCTGGGGAATGGGTGGAATAGGAAAGACAACTCTTGCCAGTGTCTTGTATGACAAAATCTCTTATATGTTTGACGCACATTGCTTTATCGAGAATGTGAGCAAAAGTTATAGAGAGGGCAGTGCTATTTCCGTTCAAAGACAAATTCTTCGTCGAACTCTAGAGGAACAAGATCTAGATAAATATAGTCCTTCTGAAATAGCTGGGATAATCAGAAATAGGCTATCTTCCAGAAAGCTCCTTATAGTTCTTGATAATGTTGATGAAAGAGAACAATTAGATCAATTGGctataaatactaaattacttggaagaggaaGCAGAATAATCATAACGTCCAGGGATAAACATATTCTTGAAAGTTATGGAATAGATGCAATTCACAACGTTTCCTTATTGAATTCTCAAGATGCTTCAGAACTTTTTTTTAGAAAGGCCTTCAAAAGTGATCATCCTAGTAGCAGCACTTGTATGGAGCTAACTCCCATCATACTGGAATATGctcaaggtcttccattagcaATCAAAGTAGTGGGTTCTTTCTTGGACAAACGGAATGCTTCCCAATGGAGGGCTTATTTAGAAAGATTGAAGAAATATCCGGACAAAAAACTTACAGATGTGCTTCAAGTAAGTTTTGAAGACCTGCAAAATGATgataaagaaatatttttgcaCATTGCTTGCTTTTTTAGAGGAGACAAGGAAGATTATGTAAAGCGAATTCTAGCTACTTGTGGACTACAACCTAACATTGGAATTCCAGTTCTAGAGGAGAGATCACTCATAACCATTAAGAACCAAGAGATTCATATGCATGACATGTTACAAGAATTGGGGAAGAAACTTGTTCGGGAAAGATATCCAGAAGAGCCAGCATTATGGAGCAGATTATGGCGTTGTAGCAATTTTGAAAATGCTCTGATGTCAGCTGAGGCG GGAACAAATCATGTCAAAGCCATAGTCTTAGATCAGAGAGAGGAGATGCCCGAGTGCAGTCAGTTGAGGATCAGAGGATTGTCAAAATTGAGGGATCTTAAATTGCTTATATTATACCATAAAAACTTTTTAGGAAGCCTTGATTTTCTTTCTCCTAATCTGCAGTATCTTGCTTGGCATGGCTATCCTTTCCCTTCTTTACCATCGTTTCAGCCTTATAGTAGGCTTGTTGAACTGAACCTGCCTTATAGCAATGTTAAACGACTATGGGAAGGCAACAAG AATATCCCACACTTGGAAAAGGTGGACTTGAGCTACTCAGTGGATCTCATAGAGACATCAAATTTTGAATGGAACGCAAAACTTAAGCGACTAGATTTTACAGGGTGCACAAACCTGATCCACATTCATCCCTCAATTGGACTTCTTAACCAGCTTGCATACTTGTGTTTGCAAAACTGTAGCAGTTTGTCCAACCTCAATCTTGGCGATGATTGTAATTTAAGTTCTCTTAGAGTTCTATGCCTTTCTGGCTGCACAAACCTTAATAAGAGTCCAGATTTCACAGGGCTTTCAAATCTTGAGTACCTCGATCTTGAAAATTGTACAAGTTTATCCACAGTTCATGAATCTATTGGTGCTCTTGTAATGTTAAAGTTCTTGAGTTTGAGAGGCTGTATAATTATTTCTATGCCCAAAGAAGTCAACAATATGATATCTCTTCAAACCCTAGATTTAAGCCGCTGTCTACGACTGAGGTATCCCCTCGGACAGATTTATTCATCTTACCTAGAATCTTTGATATCTCTGGACCTTGGCACATGCCATTTTATAGACAATATTCCTGATTCCATTGGAGTGTTGACTTGTTTAGAAAGATTAAACTTGGAGGAATGTCAGTGTAGTCATTTACCTGATACCATCAAGAAGCTTTCCAGACTGGCATATTTGAATTTGGCGGATTGCTCATATCTTGAAAGATTGCCTGAGCTCCCATTTGATAGTGCACCGTCAGGGGGAAGGTATTTTCAAACAGTATCTGCATCTCGTAACCATAGGTCGGGATTGTATGTTACAACCTACAATAAGGTTATGAAAAAAACCTTTAACTATATGCCGGCTGCGCTTTCATGGTTTGCTAGACTTGTTGAG CAATCCTGTCATTTCCGATGTGGGTTTGACATCATAATTCCTGAAAATGAGAGTAGTGGCATTCCAGGATGGTATTTTAATCATCAGTTTCAAGGTGGATCAACTGTAAGGGTAGCGGACTATGCTGATGCGGATGACAACTGGCTTGGATTTTCATTTTGTGTTACATTTGAGCATGTTAAAAATGATTGTGATTCATCTGAGCTGCTGCGtcatttttatctttcctttgaAAGTGAGCACACGGAAGAATATTTTGATATGCCTTCTTCAGTTGAAACTGATCGGGATATTGATGGAACACATGCTTGGATAATCTATATCTCTCGGGTGCATTGCCATTTTGTGAAAACAGGAGCCCGTATAAGATTTAAATCCTGCAAGGGAATGAAGTTGCACAAATGGGGGTTGCGCATGGTGTTCAAACAAGATATAGAGAAACTGAAGAGGAGGTTACAAAGAGTGGATAATAAAAAGCAGAGTCCTATCTCTGATTCTTCCAGACTGGTCGTCACTGAATGTGTTGATGAAGGCGGAAATAGCAGCTCGGAGTCCAAGATCATGCTTCCTTATAATTGGTTAGTTACCGACGAAGAAGAAAATGAGAAGATGGAGGCAAAGGCCAAAGAAGATAATCTCTCAAATTTGGGCTTTATATAG
- the LOC130944607 gene encoding disease resistance protein RPV1-like isoform X3, translated as MGSKDPSEKARVWRPKFKALLCCLQSPSPMDSKLQDSACSSTHQSTDPNRNTRLYKHDVFLSFRGTDSRNNFIDHLYHNLIRKGVFAFKDNERLQKGESISSQLLQAIRDSRVSIIVFSRDYAASTWCLDEMATIAQCKKEFGQKVFSVFYDVDPSDVRKQSGVYGDAFASHTKRFQKDLSKIKRWKRAMTDLANSAGWDVRDKPEFTEIDKIIQKVIKELDHRFSGFADDLVGIQPCVKELEQVLKINPKDEDVRVLGIWGMGGIGKTTLASVLYDKISYMFDAHCFIENVSKSYREGSAISVQRQILRRTLEEQDLDKYSPSEIAGIIRNRLSSRKLLIVLDNVDEREQLDQLAINTKLLGRGSRIIITSRDKHILESYGIDAIHNVSLLNSQDASELFFRKAFKSDHPSSSTCMELTPIILEYAQGLPLAIKVVGSFLDKRNASQWRAYLERLKKYPDKKLTDVLQVSFEDLQNDDKEIFLHIACFFRGDKEDYVKRILATCGLQPNIGIPVLEERSLITIKNQEIHMHDMLQELGKKLVRERYPEEPALWSRLWRCSNFENALMSAEAGTNHVKAIVLDQREEMPECSQLRIRGLSKLRDLKLLILYHKNFLGSLDFLSPNLQYLAWHGYPFPSLPSFQPYSRLVELNLPYSNVKRLWEGNKNIPHLEKVDLSYSVDLIETSNFEWNAKLKRLDFTGCTNLIHIHPSIGLLNQLAYLCLQNCSSLSNLNLGDDCNLSSLRVLCLSGCTNLNKSPDFTGLSNLEYLDLENCTSLSTVHESIGALVMLKFLSLRGCIIISMPKEVNNMISLQTLDLSRCLRLRYPLGQIYSSYLESLISLDLGTCHFIDNIPDSIGVLTCLERLNLEECQCSHLPDTIKKLSRLAYLNLADCSYLERLPELPFDSAPSGGSNPVISDVGLTS; from the exons ATGGGGTCGAAAGATCCAAGCGAGAAGGCGCGGGTTTGGAGACCCAAGTTTAAGGCCCTACTATGTTGCTTGCAATCTCCTTCTCCCATGGATTCCAAGCTGCAAGATTCAGCTTGCAGTTCCACTCATCAGTCAACGGATCCCAACAGGAACACGCGGTTATATAAGCACGATGTGTTTCTGAGTTTCAGAGGCACCGACTCCCGCAACAATTTCATCGATCATCTTTATCATAATCTCATCAGGAAAGGAGTTTTTGCCTTCAAGGACAACGAGAGGCTTCAGAAAGGGGAATCTATCTCTTCTCAGCTTCTGCAAGCCATCAGAGATTCCCGCGTTTCTATCATTGTCTTCTCACGTGATTATGCTGCCTCCACATGGTGCCTCGATGAAATGGCTACCATAGCTCAATGCAAGAAAGAGTTCGGACAGAAGGTTTTCTCCGTTTTCTATGATGTGGATCCTTCTGATGTTCGAAAGCAGAGTGGGGTGTACGGGGATGCTTTTGCTTCACATACAAAGAGGTTCCAAAAGGATCTTAGCAAGATTAAACGCTGGAAGAGAGCTATGACGGATTTGGCCAATTCTGCTGGATGGGATGTTAGAGATAA gCCAGAATTCACAGAGATTGATAAAATCATTCAAAAGGTAATAAAAGAATTGGATCATAGATTTTCTGGGTTTGCTGATGATCTAGTAGGGATACAACCATGTGTAAAAGAATTAGAACAAGTTCTAAAGATAAACCCAAAGGACGAAGATGTTCGAGTTCTTGGAATCTGGGGAATGGGTGGAATAGGAAAGACAACTCTTGCCAGTGTCTTGTATGACAAAATCTCTTATATGTTTGACGCACATTGCTTTATCGAGAATGTGAGCAAAAGTTATAGAGAGGGCAGTGCTATTTCCGTTCAAAGACAAATTCTTCGTCGAACTCTAGAGGAACAAGATCTAGATAAATATAGTCCTTCTGAAATAGCTGGGATAATCAGAAATAGGCTATCTTCCAGAAAGCTCCTTATAGTTCTTGATAATGTTGATGAAAGAGAACAATTAGATCAATTGGctataaatactaaattacttggaagaggaaGCAGAATAATCATAACGTCCAGGGATAAACATATTCTTGAAAGTTATGGAATAGATGCAATTCACAACGTTTCCTTATTGAATTCTCAAGATGCTTCAGAACTTTTTTTTAGAAAGGCCTTCAAAAGTGATCATCCTAGTAGCAGCACTTGTATGGAGCTAACTCCCATCATACTGGAATATGctcaaggtcttccattagcaATCAAAGTAGTGGGTTCTTTCTTGGACAAACGGAATGCTTCCCAATGGAGGGCTTATTTAGAAAGATTGAAGAAATATCCGGACAAAAAACTTACAGATGTGCTTCAAGTAAGTTTTGAAGACCTGCAAAATGATgataaagaaatatttttgcaCATTGCTTGCTTTTTTAGAGGAGACAAGGAAGATTATGTAAAGCGAATTCTAGCTACTTGTGGACTACAACCTAACATTGGAATTCCAGTTCTAGAGGAGAGATCACTCATAACCATTAAGAACCAAGAGATTCATATGCATGACATGTTACAAGAATTGGGGAAGAAACTTGTTCGGGAAAGATATCCAGAAGAGCCAGCATTATGGAGCAGATTATGGCGTTGTAGCAATTTTGAAAATGCTCTGATGTCAGCTGAGGCG GGAACAAATCATGTCAAAGCCATAGTCTTAGATCAGAGAGAGGAGATGCCCGAGTGCAGTCAGTTGAGGATCAGAGGATTGTCAAAATTGAGGGATCTTAAATTGCTTATATTATACCATAAAAACTTTTTAGGAAGCCTTGATTTTCTTTCTCCTAATCTGCAGTATCTTGCTTGGCATGGCTATCCTTTCCCTTCTTTACCATCGTTTCAGCCTTATAGTAGGCTTGTTGAACTGAACCTGCCTTATAGCAATGTTAAACGACTATGGGAAGGCAACAAG AATATCCCACACTTGGAAAAGGTGGACTTGAGCTACTCAGTGGATCTCATAGAGACATCAAATTTTGAATGGAACGCAAAACTTAAGCGACTAGATTTTACAGGGTGCACAAACCTGATCCACATTCATCCCTCAATTGGACTTCTTAACCAGCTTGCATACTTGTGTTTGCAAAACTGTAGCAGTTTGTCCAACCTCAATCTTGGCGATGATTGTAATTTAAGTTCTCTTAGAGTTCTATGCCTTTCTGGCTGCACAAACCTTAATAAGAGTCCAGATTTCACAGGGCTTTCAAATCTTGAGTACCTCGATCTTGAAAATTGTACAAGTTTATCCACAGTTCATGAATCTATTGGTGCTCTTGTAATGTTAAAGTTCTTGAGTTTGAGAGGCTGTATAATTATTTCTATGCCCAAAGAAGTCAACAATATGATATCTCTTCAAACCCTAGATTTAAGCCGCTGTCTACGACTGAGGTATCCCCTCGGACAGATTTATTCATCTTACCTAGAATCTTTGATATCTCTGGACCTTGGCACATGCCATTTTATAGACAATATTCCTGATTCCATTGGAGTGTTGACTTGTTTAGAAAGATTAAACTTGGAGGAATGTCAGTGTAGTCATTTACCTGATACCATCAAGAAGCTTTCCAGACTGGCATATTTGAATTTGGCGGATTGCTCATATCTTGAAAGATTGCCTGAGCTCCCATTTGATAGTGCACCGTCAGGGGGAAG CAATCCTGTCATTTCCGATGTGGGTTTGACATCATAA
- the LOC130944607 gene encoding disease resistance protein RPV1-like isoform X1 yields the protein MGSKDPSEKARVWRPKFKALLCCLQSPSPMDSKLQDSACSSTHQSTDPNRNTRLYKHDVFLSFRGTDSRNNFIDHLYHNLIRKGVFAFKDNERLQKGESISSQLLQAIRDSRVSIIVFSRDYAASTWCLDEMATIAQCKKEFGQKVFSVFYDVDPSDVRKQSGVYGDAFASHTKRFQKDLSKIKRWKRAMTDLANSAGWDVRDKPEFTEIDKIIQKVIKELDHRFSGFADDLVGIQPCVKELEQVLKINPKDEDVRVLGIWGMGGIGKTTLASVLYDKISYMFDAHCFIENVSKSYREGSAISVQRQILRRTLEEQDLDKYSPSEIAGIIRNRLSSRKLLIVLDNVDEREQLDQLAINTKLLGRGSRIIITSRDKHILESYGIDAIHNVSLLNSQDASELFFRKAFKSDHPSSSTCMELTPIILEYAQGLPLAIKVVGSFLDKRNASQWRAYLERLKKYPDKKLTDVLQVSFEDLQNDDKEIFLHIACFFRGDKEDYVKRILATCGLQPNIGIPVLEERSLITIKNQEIHMHDMLQELGKKLVRERYPEEPALWSRLWRCSNFENALMSAEAGTNHVKAIVLDQREEMPECSQLRIRGLSKLRDLKLLILYHKNFLGSLDFLSPNLQYLAWHGYPFPSLPSFQPYSRLVELNLPYSNVKRLWEGNKNIPHLEKVDLSYSVDLIETSNFEWNAKLKRLDFTGCTNLIHIHPSIGLLNQLAYLCLQNCSSLSNLNLGDDCNLSSLRVLCLSGCTNLNKSPDFTGLSNLEYLDLENCTSLSTVHESIGALVMLKFLSLRGCIIISMPKEVNNMISLQTLDLSRCLRLRYPLGQIYSSYLESLISLDLGTCHFIDNIPDSIGVLTCLERLNLEECQCSHLPDTIKKLSRLAYLNLADCSYLERLPELPFDSAPSGGRYFQTVSASRNHRSGLYVTTYNKVMKKTFNYMPAALSWFARLVEVSILHAFLFAFSLIYLNFLCFMWKQQSCHFRCGFDIIIPENESSGIPGWYFNHQFQGGSTVRVADYADADDNWLGFSFCVTFEHVKNDCDSSELLRHFYLSFESEHTEEYFDMPSSVETDRDIDGTHAWIIYISRVHCHFVKTGARIRFKSCKGMKLHKWGLRMVFKQDIEKLKRRLQRVDNKKQSPISDSSRLVVTECVDEGGNSSSESKIMLPYNWLVTDEEENEKMEAKAKEDNLSNLGFI from the exons ATGGGGTCGAAAGATCCAAGCGAGAAGGCGCGGGTTTGGAGACCCAAGTTTAAGGCCCTACTATGTTGCTTGCAATCTCCTTCTCCCATGGATTCCAAGCTGCAAGATTCAGCTTGCAGTTCCACTCATCAGTCAACGGATCCCAACAGGAACACGCGGTTATATAAGCACGATGTGTTTCTGAGTTTCAGAGGCACCGACTCCCGCAACAATTTCATCGATCATCTTTATCATAATCTCATCAGGAAAGGAGTTTTTGCCTTCAAGGACAACGAGAGGCTTCAGAAAGGGGAATCTATCTCTTCTCAGCTTCTGCAAGCCATCAGAGATTCCCGCGTTTCTATCATTGTCTTCTCACGTGATTATGCTGCCTCCACATGGTGCCTCGATGAAATGGCTACCATAGCTCAATGCAAGAAAGAGTTCGGACAGAAGGTTTTCTCCGTTTTCTATGATGTGGATCCTTCTGATGTTCGAAAGCAGAGTGGGGTGTACGGGGATGCTTTTGCTTCACATACAAAGAGGTTCCAAAAGGATCTTAGCAAGATTAAACGCTGGAAGAGAGCTATGACGGATTTGGCCAATTCTGCTGGATGGGATGTTAGAGATAA gCCAGAATTCACAGAGATTGATAAAATCATTCAAAAGGTAATAAAAGAATTGGATCATAGATTTTCTGGGTTTGCTGATGATCTAGTAGGGATACAACCATGTGTAAAAGAATTAGAACAAGTTCTAAAGATAAACCCAAAGGACGAAGATGTTCGAGTTCTTGGAATCTGGGGAATGGGTGGAATAGGAAAGACAACTCTTGCCAGTGTCTTGTATGACAAAATCTCTTATATGTTTGACGCACATTGCTTTATCGAGAATGTGAGCAAAAGTTATAGAGAGGGCAGTGCTATTTCCGTTCAAAGACAAATTCTTCGTCGAACTCTAGAGGAACAAGATCTAGATAAATATAGTCCTTCTGAAATAGCTGGGATAATCAGAAATAGGCTATCTTCCAGAAAGCTCCTTATAGTTCTTGATAATGTTGATGAAAGAGAACAATTAGATCAATTGGctataaatactaaattacttggaagaggaaGCAGAATAATCATAACGTCCAGGGATAAACATATTCTTGAAAGTTATGGAATAGATGCAATTCACAACGTTTCCTTATTGAATTCTCAAGATGCTTCAGAACTTTTTTTTAGAAAGGCCTTCAAAAGTGATCATCCTAGTAGCAGCACTTGTATGGAGCTAACTCCCATCATACTGGAATATGctcaaggtcttccattagcaATCAAAGTAGTGGGTTCTTTCTTGGACAAACGGAATGCTTCCCAATGGAGGGCTTATTTAGAAAGATTGAAGAAATATCCGGACAAAAAACTTACAGATGTGCTTCAAGTAAGTTTTGAAGACCTGCAAAATGATgataaagaaatatttttgcaCATTGCTTGCTTTTTTAGAGGAGACAAGGAAGATTATGTAAAGCGAATTCTAGCTACTTGTGGACTACAACCTAACATTGGAATTCCAGTTCTAGAGGAGAGATCACTCATAACCATTAAGAACCAAGAGATTCATATGCATGACATGTTACAAGAATTGGGGAAGAAACTTGTTCGGGAAAGATATCCAGAAGAGCCAGCATTATGGAGCAGATTATGGCGTTGTAGCAATTTTGAAAATGCTCTGATGTCAGCTGAGGCG GGAACAAATCATGTCAAAGCCATAGTCTTAGATCAGAGAGAGGAGATGCCCGAGTGCAGTCAGTTGAGGATCAGAGGATTGTCAAAATTGAGGGATCTTAAATTGCTTATATTATACCATAAAAACTTTTTAGGAAGCCTTGATTTTCTTTCTCCTAATCTGCAGTATCTTGCTTGGCATGGCTATCCTTTCCCTTCTTTACCATCGTTTCAGCCTTATAGTAGGCTTGTTGAACTGAACCTGCCTTATAGCAATGTTAAACGACTATGGGAAGGCAACAAG AATATCCCACACTTGGAAAAGGTGGACTTGAGCTACTCAGTGGATCTCATAGAGACATCAAATTTTGAATGGAACGCAAAACTTAAGCGACTAGATTTTACAGGGTGCACAAACCTGATCCACATTCATCCCTCAATTGGACTTCTTAACCAGCTTGCATACTTGTGTTTGCAAAACTGTAGCAGTTTGTCCAACCTCAATCTTGGCGATGATTGTAATTTAAGTTCTCTTAGAGTTCTATGCCTTTCTGGCTGCACAAACCTTAATAAGAGTCCAGATTTCACAGGGCTTTCAAATCTTGAGTACCTCGATCTTGAAAATTGTACAAGTTTATCCACAGTTCATGAATCTATTGGTGCTCTTGTAATGTTAAAGTTCTTGAGTTTGAGAGGCTGTATAATTATTTCTATGCCCAAAGAAGTCAACAATATGATATCTCTTCAAACCCTAGATTTAAGCCGCTGTCTACGACTGAGGTATCCCCTCGGACAGATTTATTCATCTTACCTAGAATCTTTGATATCTCTGGACCTTGGCACATGCCATTTTATAGACAATATTCCTGATTCCATTGGAGTGTTGACTTGTTTAGAAAGATTAAACTTGGAGGAATGTCAGTGTAGTCATTTACCTGATACCATCAAGAAGCTTTCCAGACTGGCATATTTGAATTTGGCGGATTGCTCATATCTTGAAAGATTGCCTGAGCTCCCATTTGATAGTGCACCGTCAGGGGGAAGGTATTTTCAAACAGTATCTGCATCTCGTAACCATAGGTCGGGATTGTATGTTACAACCTACAATAAGGTTATGAAAAAAACCTTTAACTATATGCCGGCTGCGCTTTCATGGTTTGCTAGACTTGTTGAGGTAAGTATTCTCCATGCTTTCCTATTCGCTTTTTCACTAATATATCTCAATTTCCTTTGTTTTATGTGGAAGCAGCAATCCTGTCATTTCCGATGTGGGTTTGACATCATAATTCCTGAAAATGAGAGTAGTGGCATTCCAGGATGGTATTTTAATCATCAGTTTCAAGGTGGATCAACTGTAAGGGTAGCGGACTATGCTGATGCGGATGACAACTGGCTTGGATTTTCATTTTGTGTTACATTTGAGCATGTTAAAAATGATTGTGATTCATCTGAGCTGCTGCGtcatttttatctttcctttgaAAGTGAGCACACGGAAGAATATTTTGATATGCCTTCTTCAGTTGAAACTGATCGGGATATTGATGGAACACATGCTTGGATAATCTATATCTCTCGGGTGCATTGCCATTTTGTGAAAACAGGAGCCCGTATAAGATTTAAATCCTGCAAGGGAATGAAGTTGCACAAATGGGGGTTGCGCATGGTGTTCAAACAAGATATAGAGAAACTGAAGAGGAGGTTACAAAGAGTGGATAATAAAAAGCAGAGTCCTATCTCTGATTCTTCCAGACTGGTCGTCACTGAATGTGTTGATGAAGGCGGAAATAGCAGCTCGGAGTCCAAGATCATGCTTCCTTATAATTGGTTAGTTACCGACGAAGAAGAAAATGAGAAGATGGAGGCAAAGGCCAAAGAAGATAATCTCTCAAATTTGGGCTTTATATAG